GACGTCGGCGACCGGGCCCTGGCCCGGGTCGGCGTAACGGGCGGCGTTGCTGAGCACGGGCCGGACCCGCTGCTCGGCGGCGAAGCCGACGGTCCGGGCGGCCAGCCGCAGGGAGCCGGGGCCGGTGCCCGTGCGGCCGTGCCAGACGGCCTCCAGGCGCAGGGCGTCGCCGTAGACCTCGCGCCAGGGGACCAGGAGCCGTGCGGCCCGGTCGGGGCGGCCGGCGGCCAGCGCCCGGCCGACGTCGGAACCGGGTCCGAGCAGCACGGTCAGACCGTCGCCGTGGTTGCCGGACCAGGGCAGCAGGGGGGTGTCCGAGGGCGCGGCGTGGGCGGCGGTGACCAGCCGGCACAGGTCGGCCCAGCCGCGGGCGCCGTCCCGGGCGAGGAAGGTGACCCGCGGAGTCGACTCGTCGACGAAGGCACCGCCGCGCACCGGTGCCCGGCGCCGCTCCGGCCGCGGTCCCCCGCCGGGCCACCCCGGACCGCCCTGCCCCGCGGGCCCGCCGCCGCGTACGGACCCGTCGCGGCGTACGGATCCGCCATGCCGTACGACCCCGTCCCCGCGTACGGACGCGTCGGGCCCGGCCACCGCCAGTTCCGCGCCGAACAGCGGGCGGACGCCCGCCGCCGCACAGGCCTTGGCGAAGCGGACCGTACCGGCGAGGGTGTCGCGGTCGGTGAGGGCGAGGGCGTCCATGCCCCGCTCGGCGGCGCGCTCGGCCAGCCGCTCCGGGTGCGAGGCGCCGTAGCGCAGGGAGAACCCGGAGACGGTGTGCAGATGCGTGAAACCCGGCATCCGCACCTCCCGCGGTCGTGGGCCCGTACACACAGGCTTTCGAACATCAGTTCACTACTCGCCCTCCACCATAAACCAATTCCCGAACATCTGTGCGACGCCCGTTCGGGCGCCTCCCACCTGCGCGAACACCCGCCGGACCGCAGCGTGAGACCATGACCCACCCGCACGCCCGCCGGCCCCGCCACTCCTTCGTCCAGGAGGTCAAGGACGCCGTCACCCCGCGGGCCACGCTGCTCGTGGTCGGGGTGCTGGCGCTCCAGCTGCTGTTCATCGCCTCCTACGTGGGCGCGCTGCACCACCCGAAGCCCAAGGACGTGCCCTTCGCCGTCGCGGCGCCCGGGGCGGCGGCCGGGCAGACGGTCGCCAGGCTGCGGCAGCTGCCCGGCTCGCCCCTGGACCCGCGCGCGGTGGCCGACGAGGCGGCGGCCCGCCGGCAGATCCTGGACCGGGACGTCGACGGCGCCCTGGTCGTCTCCCCGGGCGGCACCACCGACACCCTGCTGGTCGCCACCGGCGGCGGCACCATCCTCGCCACCAGCCTGGAGCGGATCGTCGGGCCCGTGGAGCAGGCCCAGCACCGGACGGTGCGGACGGTGGACGTGGCACCGGCCTCCACCGGCGACTTCAACGGCCTGTCCTCCTTCTACCTGGTCGTGGGCTGGTGCGTCGGCGGCTATCTGTGCGCCTCGATCCTCGCGATCAGCACCGGGGCGCGCCCCGCCAACCTGCGGCGCGCGGCGATCCGGCTGGGCGCCATGGCCTTCGTCGCGGCCGTCGGCGGGCTCGGCGGCGCGGTCATCGTGGGGCCGGTCCTGGGCGCGCTGCCGGGCGGTGTCGCGGCCCTGTGGGGCCTGGGGGCACTGATCACCTTCGCCGTGGGCGCCGCCACCCTCGCCCTCCAGGGGGTCTTCGGCGTCATCGGCATCGGCCTGGCCATCCTGCTGGTGGTGATCGCGGGCAACCCGAGCGCGGGCGGCGCCTTCCCGCTGCCGCTGCTGCCCCCGTTCTGGAAGACGATCGGGCCCGCGCTGCCGCCGGGCGCGGGGACCTGGGCGGCCCGCTCGATCGCGTACTTCCGGAGCAACGCCCTGACCGGCGCGCTGCTGGTGCTGGGGGCGTGGGCGGCGGCGGGGGTGGTGGTCACCCTGCTGGCCTCGGGGCAGCGGCGCGGACGCGGCGGCGGCGCCGTCGGAGCGGCGTGGAAGGACTCCCCGGACCCGGTGGCCGGGACGGCCGCGACGGCCGCCGCAGGAGCGGCCACCGCCGGGGCGGCCGGGCACGGCGGCTCCCCGCAGGCGGGCGGCGCCGCGCCCGCCGGCTCCTCCGCACCCGCGCCGCCCGTGAACGACACCTTCACCGACCCGGGCCCCGCCGCCTCCGGGCCGGATCCCGGCACCGGCCCCCGTACGGACGCCGCCGCCCAGGGCCCTGCCCCGGGCCCTGCCCCCGAAGCGGCCCCGGACACCGGCACGGACCCGGGCGCGGACCCGGGCGCGGACGCCTAGGAGCCCCGTCCTCTCGCGCGCGAGGACGGGGCTCCGCCGGATCCCGTGGGGGGATGGGGCGAGGTGGGGTCAGCCGATCTCGGCGCCGGTCGCCGACAGTGCCTCGGTGACCGGCTGGAAGAAGGTCTCGCCGCCGGAGGAGCAGTCACCGCTGCCGCCGGAGGTCAGACCGAGCGCGGTGTCGCCGTCGAACAGCGAACCGCCGCTGTCCCCGGGCTCGGCGCACACATCGGTCTGGATGAGGCCGCTGACGGTGCCCTCGGAGTAGTTCACCGTGGCGTCCAGACCGGTGACCGTGCCGGTGTGGACGTGGGTCGTCGAGCCGCTGCGGGTCACCTGCTCGCCGACGGTCGCCTCGCCCGCCTTGGTGATCGGCTGCGTGGACCCGTCGTAGAGGTCGACCGCGCTGGGATGGTCGACGGAGGCCGTGTACTTCACCAGGCCGAAGTCGTCCCCGGGGAAGCTGGAGCGCTCGTTGCTGCCGATCACGGTGCCGTCGGCGTCCGACCAGGTGGAGATGGCCTCGGTGCAGTGGCCCGCGGTGAGGAAGTACGGCTGCCCGTCCTTGACCACGTTGAACCCGAGCGAACAGCGCCCGCCCGATCCGGTGATGGCGTCACCGCCCGCGACGAAGGGCTTGAACTCCCCCTTCGACCGCTTGAGTTCGGCCTTGTCGCCCAGGCCCGCGACGACCTTGGACAGCTTCGCCCAGGCGGCCGGGGAGACCGTTCTGTCGGCGGTGACCGCGACCTTGCCGCTGACGGGGTCGGTCGACCACGAGGTGCCCGGTATGGTCGCCCGCTTCGCCAGCGTCGTACGGGCGCCGTCCAGTTCGGCGAGGGTGTGCGCGACGACTCTGGCCCTGGCCCCCGCCCGCTCGACGGTCCGCGCCGCGGCCTTGTCGAGCACGTTGACCACGAGGTGACCGGAGCGGGCGTCGTAGTACACGCCCGCCGTGCGGTCGGTCCCGAGGTCCTTGACCAGGGTCGAGGCGAGTTTTCCGGCCGTGGGGGCCGACAGCGCGCGGGCCGTGGGGGCGGCGTCCGGCTCACTGGCGTTCGCACTCTGGAAAGTGACTCCGGC
The sequence above is drawn from the Streptomyces sp. SAT1 genome and encodes:
- a CDS encoding S1 family peptidase → MKHRRIPARRATMATAGIAALVVAGVTFQSANASEPDAAPTARALSAPTAGKLASTLVKDLGTDRTAGVYYDARSGHLVVNVLDKAAARTVERAGARARVVAHTLAELDGARTTLAKRATIPGTSWSTDPVSGKVAVTADRTVSPAAWAKLSKVVAGLGDKAELKRSKGEFKPFVAGGDAITGSGGRCSLGFNVVKDGQPYFLTAGHCTEAISTWSDADGTVIGSNERSSFPGDDFGLVKYTASVDHPSAVDLYDGSTQPITKAGEATVGEQVTRSGSTTHVHTGTVTGLDATVNYSEGTVSGLIQTDVCAEPGDSGGSLFDGDTALGLTSGGSGDCSSGGETFFQPVTEALSATGAEIG